The DNA sequence TGAATTTGATATTGAATTTTGCTTCTCTCAGGTTGAGGTTGTTTGTGCCACTTCTGGAAACACAGCTTCTAGCATGGTTCCAAcgaggaaaaaaaaaggaataaaatggACCAAAGATTTGCACGAACAGTTCGTAGCAGCTGTTAACAGCCTTGGTGGTGCTCAAAGTAAGTTAAGTTAAAATTTGATCACTTTATGTCTTAAATTTCAGTTTGGTGGGATAAGTTTTCAGAGCTTTCAGTTTGATTATGAAAATATCACATTATTAGAGAACAATGTTAAAGATATTGCATTAAACTATGTATAAAGTTTAAACTACAAATTCTCATGCAAATTTTCGTTGtctgttttgtttattttgaactTGCAGAAGCAACGCCCAAGGCAGTGCTAAGGATGATGAATTCAAAGTCCCTGACAATTTTTCATGTTAAAAGCCACTTGCAGGTTGGAATCTTTTGTTATCAAATTAGCattttgttcttgaattttatgTTACTTAGTAGTGTAACATAATTGGCATAACTTGGGTGCAGAAATATCGATCCACTATGTTCGTGAAGAACACTTTCAGAGGTATAAGTTCTTGTTCAATGTGTTCATGTATAGCAGAAATGCATGCCTTGTTTTAAAATGGAACATGTATTTATCTTTTTCGTCATGCTTGTTAGTCTTAAATATCacttaaattaatgaaaaaagatTTGAATTAAATTGCATATACAATTGTATGGATAAATCACCTCGCACTGTTGCCTTTCAAAATGCAGAAGGGCACGAAGAAAGTGATGGCAGAGACATGGTCACTGAACTTCAACAGAAAATGTAACGTAGTACCATGCAACAATTATTAggtttattctattattatgtACAAATGTTTGTAATAACGTAATTGAATGTTTGTGGCAGATGTATGCAAATTGAGGAATCACGAAAACTGCAACTTGAGATTGGGAGGGGTATTCAAGAACAATTAGAGGTGCgtgatgaaaattttcatttttcattttcaatggttcaattttttttaaaatttgaaaatgttatgataataaaaagttaatagaAATCTACTCTTATGTTTTTACTTTTCTGATTTTCAGCTTCAACGAAATTTGCAAATGCTGGTccaagaacaaaagaaacaggTCAACGATGCAAAGAAAGGAAATTGAAGATCATCATTTAAGGTTCTGAAATTTTGTATCTTCTTTTGAGAAAAACTCTCCCATTTTGTTCTGATGCCATAAACTTAAAGAGTAATGTGTCAACATATTGAAGCAAAGGTGTTTGTGTGGGCTTCATTTTTATGATATTGTTAGCGTCATTCTTGTGATATTCTTCGGTTTCTTTCACTTCTTATGCAATCTTTGGTCCACATTCACATTTAGAACTACGACATGATGAAGACCAAGAAATGAGAATCATTCTTACAAGTGTCGACATTTTCTGTCATTGTCGCGTTGCATCTTTAGAATCATGTCGCCATCCTATAGTCATTATGTTTTCTATGttgtttgacttttttttttctcaatgaaatgatataattattatcatttgtgTTTTCTAGTTAACACTTCACTTTTTCCTCAACAATCACCTCTCactcatttatttattgtaaaatgACAATTTGaaacaaacttttaaaaatatatttatttgacatcaatttttgataatgaaatattaaattaagacattaaattatatattattaaaatataatattactaaAAGCTTGTgtcttaatttaatattttattattaaaaattgatgTCAAATAAATCTATATTTAAAACATGTGCCAAactatcatttttgtttttttctttttcatggaTGACGAGTTAGataagattgaaaaaaaaaatgagttgattgacaaatgaaaaataaagagtAATAATTACGtactaaaattaaatcaaacaataaaaatatttcaaacacttgataaaatatttttttagtaaagattcaattaaaaacactgaaattttataaattacttaaaaatagttaatcttaaaaggaatttaaagttattttatagtaacttatttttaaagttattattatagtaacttatttttaatagattttaaaataattttatttgttttctcaGTGTTGACAATTTAGTGAATAAACGCTTCATTGGGTGTATGTCtagtttattttactttaaaaaaaattagttttttgaGACAAatcttgaaataaaatattattttatgaaaagttTAACTATaacaaatagataaaaaataatggacAATATGTttctatattctttttttaaaatggtgTTGCTTAATTGATGAACAAgtataattgttataaacgcTTTGAGATACGTCGGATTCCACTATATAAATGTTCCATCATAAATGCTTAATTcctaaaaaaatgtaatgaatAATATCAGCCACTTAATTCTCACTTCTCATATTTCATCTCaaataatttgtaatcttaTCCAAAGTATATAAAATGGGatgcaatttgattttatatgcaatgtccaaaattacttttgtttaatgttaaatttaattattatgcaTAATTCAATCTCATAAACAAGTTATACGTACATGACTATAAAATATTTCGAAGTCCAAAAttcttatttctttcattaattATATACCAACATATATAAATCTTAAACATTTAAAaggatatttaataaaatatatatttatcgaTGTGTTTGGAAAAAATCTCATCAGATATATTGTACTAAATATTAACTCCAAATCAGAGACGAATATTACCAGTGCAATAAACTTTTCATTACTTgaaatttaatctttattaaaCATTTGATCTATTTAAACAATCTTACTTCATTAACAGTACGTCAATTTATTTATCTGGatcaaacttttttatattatcaaaacTCCAAAAACTTCTACTTTCACAAAATGACATATCCAtttccgtaaaaaaaattcatccccatcctcataccaaaatccaacgggtatcaaacttttatctcatccccatccccaccggataacaggtataatctcgtacccgtacccgtttccctattacttcaatataaattttaattaatttttataaaataataaaaaattaatgtaaaggaaacataatattatcaaatattcaatattagtaggatggttgtttcttcgatatcaaatactttgaaataaattataattgtttacaaatttcatgagaatcaaaacatttattaaatttgcaaattgcaaacattaatgaaacctagttgataaaatttaaaaatatttttaaaaaaatttaaaggaaaacaaatattcaaattaaaatatatttcaaatgtttgtttacttcaatttttttaaattataatgtatctctttttttatacactaataaaaatgataatacatcacttaatcaatgacgcaaataacaaataataaacataataataaaattttaacatagatattgtattttttgaattctaatatatgttggatggtgataaaaaatattcatggcaattacattaaatttttatattgtagtaaataaaagttaattata is a window from the Vigna unguiculata cultivar IT97K-499-35 chromosome 7, ASM411807v1, whole genome shotgun sequence genome containing:
- the LOC114189598 gene encoding myb family transcription factor PHL5-like → MYHSSQEFTGVHNSVANVGGSENNTFNFQHHDQHLFDVPVSCLNFDSQNFLCQSSGDNSAQLFGSVVDSFLSTHEDTFYETYSVYEHFRNEKNNVSEGGASAPVDGVEVVCATSGNTASSMVPTRKKKGIKWTKDLHEQFVAAVNSLGGAQKATPKAVLRMMNSKSLTIFHVKSHLQKYRSTMFVKNTFREGHEESDGRDMVTELQQKICMQIEESRKLQLEIGRGIQEQLELQRNLQMLVQEQKKQVNDAKKGN